The following nucleotide sequence is from Azoarcus sp. CIB.
TCCCCCGAGCAGGAAGATCCCGACGCTGACGCCGACCAGCATCGCGCCGCCGTAGATGCTCGCGACGACCGTCTGCTGCAGGTGGTTGCGCACCACCAGCGGCGCGCTGTCGCGATGGCGGCGCCACAGCACCAGCAACGCGAGGAAGGCCAGTCCGGGCGCGATCAGCAGGTTCGCAAGGAACAGCGCCTCGGCGAGGATCGCAAGGCGCGGGCCGGGCATCTGCTCCTTGAGGAGATCGGGTTCCTGGTCGGACATGGGTCTTTGGGCCGAATGACCTGGGGAGGGTGTCAGCGCCCGAAGGTGGCTGACACAACCTCCATCAGGGCGTCGGCGACTTCGGGGTCGTCGGTCAGGCTCTCGACGATCGCCGCGCGGCAGGCGGTCACCGGGTCCATGCCGTCGCGCACGAGCAGTGCCGCATACACCAGCAGGCGCGTGCTCGCGGCTTCTTCGAGGTCCTGGTCCTTGAGCGTGCGCAGCGCATGCGCGATCGACACGAGGCGTTTCGCGAGATCCGGGGCGCAGCGCGATTCGCCGACGAGGATGGCTTCCTCGCG
It contains:
- a CDS encoding cytochrome c oxidase subunit III, coding for MSDQEPDLLKEQMPGPRLAILAEALFLANLLIAPGLAFLALLVLWRRHRDSAPLVVRNHLQQTVVASIYGGAMLVGVSVGIFLLGGFDDPWSWVLGILYFVSFHATLVIFGVVGLNHAILGRSWQYPFIGPDLYE